The proteins below come from a single Salvelinus fontinalis isolate EN_2023a chromosome 1, ASM2944872v1, whole genome shotgun sequence genomic window:
- the LOC129823493 gene encoding inactive ubiquitin carboxyl-terminal hydrolase 54-like isoform X4, whose translation MLECREKPTPNMFGELLRNASNMGDLRNCPNNCGEVLRIRRVLMNSPEIVSIGLVWDSDHSDLAEDVIHSLGTCLHLGDLFYRVTEERARQAELYLVGMVCYYGKHYSTFFFQTKIRKWMYFDDAHVKEIGPKWKDVVARCIKGHYQPLLLLYADPRGTPVVSQDISLSNPQLDLLHCSKAGYESEDSGREPSISSDTRTDSSDSSSHRASRNRPLRQSNKTQTIVVGNHDNSAPLHSAVAAAETPLCPPSPPLQQGDYKETAVFLLSSRRPTSSCSSSHPLSSCSFHPPSSTCSSYPASSSCSSSRPMSSSSSSGIGGSVLGSEAGAVGPHWEDESTSSESKSSLPGGRSYRPAWRPRREALNIDSIFTRQRGSPLGYSTLPGPPLPSQFQQHCPTNTADLQGARERAGGVGGVGGDTEGVAGMPGLLGNGTDCPPPPPLRGAESQPRLIQRMESGYESSPDREVGQKRVLMSGPSWRTVPKSKSTSAIVQELPAPRWGCNNNLGAGLSELNDLQEDVVRRARQQEQQRRKESEREAAVGFNPRPSKYMDLDQLQHQAVLSPLHEANSRSGLTVAVCMRSTAEPITQEQDMEQETGSASPQGHRSEQSGPLQVLLTPNQKGEEVRPAYQEATLGPGQPPLHSSLPRPSTNNPPAQVEEGEKGERVRRGEEGQGMSLEELLQVGGVRPAGRHLAISLPSLSLRLWDISHTHAPPSHTHSYSDPQYTHPPPSHTNPEHPHTHSDRPPTPCSSRSQPHPSPSTASPHWPDQGSAANTVTRHWSSWSMDRPNAVVTPYDTPPDRRLPFRPHLPYRNYNSQPTPGQHDPCDPEEAEFSELDFLYRASLQAGCRGGSPVRRLQCGVGGPARSLTPNANMERSVYQIDCSSTMVRSLSGTIINPRRHRLTATRSFAPSSSAPWGPNPPHRYRLLPGQPPGVLTLHTATGSFQASPLGS comes from the exons ATGTTAGAGTGTAGAGAGAAGCCCACCCCCAACATGTTTGGAGAGCTGCTCCGCAACGCCAGCAACATGGGAGACCTACGCAACTGCCCG AATAACTGTGGGGAGGTGTTGCGTATTCGCCGTGTGTTGATGAACTCTCCAGAGATAGTGTCCATCGGCCTGGTGTGGGACTCAGACCACTCTGACCTAGCTGAGGACGTCATTCACAGCCTGGGCACCTGTCTACACCTGGGGGAT TTGTTTTACcgtgtgacagaggagagggctcGTCAGGCCGAGCTGTACCTGGTTGGTATGGTGTGTTACTATGGCAAACACTACTCCACATTCTTCTTCCAGACTAAGATACGGAAGTGGATGTACTTCGACGACGCTCATGTCAAAGAG ATCGGTCCTAAGTGGAAGGACGTGGTGGCACGCTGTATAAAGGGTCACTACCAGCCTCTATTGCTGCTCTATGCTGACCCCCGGGGGACGCCGGTGGTATCACAGgacatctccctctctaacccccagCTGGACCTGCTGCACTGCAGCAAGGCAGGATATGAGAGCGAGGACTCTG gacggGAACCCTCCATATCCAGTGATACCCGTACAGATTCCTCTGACAGCTCCAGCCACCGAGCATCTCGAAATCGCCCTCTCCGCCAGTCCAACAAAACGCAGACCATCGTTGTCGGTAACCATGACAACAGTGCACCGCTACACAGTGCAGTTGCAGCAG CAGAGACCCCCCtctgccccccctcccctcccctgcagCAGGGTGACTATAAAGAGACAGCTGTGTTCCTCCTTTCCTCTCGTCGTCCCACGTCATCTTGctcttcctcccatcctctctcctcatgttccttccatcccccctcctctacctgttcctcctatcccgcctcctcctcctgctcttcctcccgtcccatgtcctcttcctcctcctcggggATAGGGGGGTCTGTGCTGGGATCTGAGGCAGGGGCCGTGGGGCCACACTGGGAGGATGAGAGCACCAGCAGCGAGTCCAAGTCTAG TTTGCCTGGGGGTCGAAGTTACCGGCCGGCCTGGAGACCACGGAGGGAAGCCCTGAACATCGACAGCATCTTCACCCGCCAGAGAGGCTCTCCGCTGGGCTACAGCACCTTGCCTGGGCCCCCTCTACCTTCACAGTTTCAACAACACTGTCCAACTAACACGGCTGATCTGCAGGGGGCAAGAGAGAGGGCCGGGGGTGTAGGTGGTGTGGGGGGAGATACGGAGGGGGTGGCAGGGATGCCTGGGTTGCTAGGCAACGGCACGGactgcccccctcctcccccgTTGAGAGGGGCGGAGTCTCAGCCTCGTCTGATCCAGAGGATGGAGAGTGGTTATGAGAGCAGCcctgacag ggAGGTAGGTCAGAAGCGTGTGTTGATGTCTGGTCCATCGTGGCGCACGGTGCCCAAGTCTAAGAGCACCAGTGCCATCGTGCAGGAGCTGCCAGCACCTCGCTGGGGCTGCAACAACAACCTGG gcgctGGCCTTAGCGAGCTGAATGACCTTCAGGAGGACGTAGTGAGGAGAGCGAGGCAGCAGGAGCAGCAGAGGAGGAAAGAATCGGAGAGAGAAGCTGCCGTGGGATTCAACCCCAGACCCTCCAAATACATGGACTTAGACCAGCTACAACACCAAG CTGTGCTCAGCCCCCTGCATGAGGCTAATTCTCGTAGTGGATTGACTGTAGCTGTGTGCATGAGGAGCACTGCGGAGCCAATCACACAGGAACAGGATATGGAGCAGGAAACAGGAAGCGCCAGTCCCCAGGGACATCGCAG TGAACAGTCTGGCCCCCTCCAAGTACTGCTGACGCCCAATCAGAAGGGGGAAGAGGTCCGGCCAGCCTACCAGGAGGCAACCCTGGGACCTGGTCAGCCCCCTCTCCACTCATCCCTCCCACGCCCTTCCACCAACAACCCCCCAGCACAGGTTGAGGAGGGTGAGAAGGGGGAgcgggtgaggaggggtgaggaaggaCAGGGGATGAGCCTGGAGGAGTTGTTACAGGTTGGGGGTGTGAGACCTGCTGGCAGACACCtggccatctctctcccctctctatctctcagaCTCTGGGATATATCTCACACACACgctcccccctcacacacacactcttactctGACCCCCAATACACACACCCTCCACCCTCACATACAAACCCtgagcacccacacacacactccgaccGCCCACCCACCCCCTGCTCCTCCCGCAGTCAGCCCCACCCCTCACCGTCCACTGCCTCTCCACATTGGCCCGATCAAGGTTCCGCTGCCAACACCGTCACACGTCATTGGTCCTCCTGGAGCATGGACCGCCCAAATGCCGTGGTTACGCCATATGACACACCTCCAGACCGCCGCCTCCCCTTTAGGCCACACCTCCCCTACCGAAACTACAACTCCCAGCCTACCCCTGGGCAGCATGACCCCTGTGACCCTGAGGAGGCAGAGTTTTCAGAGCTGGACTTCCTATACCGGGCCAGCCTCCAGGCAGGATGTAGAG GTGGTAGCCCGGTCAGGAGGCTGCAGTGTGGGGTAGGAGGGCCAGCTCGTTCCCTCACCCCCAATGCCAACATGGAGAGGAGTGTGTACCAGATTGACTGCAGCAGCACAATGGTCCGCAGTCTGAGCGGCACAATCATCAACCCGCGTCGCCATCGTCTCACCGCGACACGCAGCTTT GCTCCTTCCAGTTCAGCCCCCTGGGGTCCTAACCCTCCACACCGCTACAGGCTCCTTCCAGGCCAGCCCCCTGGGGTCCTAACCCTCCACACCGCTACAGGCTCCTTCCAGGCCAGCCCTCTGGGGTCCTAA